The sequence below is a genomic window from Campylobacter concisus.
ATGATCCGCTTGAAATTTTGATCGGCGATAAGGTAATAGCTCTTGGCGAAGTTGTCATAATCGATGGAAACTTTGGCATCCAGATCACTCAGATAGGCTCAAAACGCGAGAGGCTTCAACAGTTAAAATAATGAATAATGAATTAGTTAGTGATCTTTTAAATTTTCCAAACGTCTTAAAATATAAAAATAAAAATGTTACCTTCTTTGGCTCGGCTAGATTTGATGAAGAAAATTTCTACTGCAAAAAGGCTTATGAACTAGCTTATAAGCTAAACGAGCTGGGATATGCCATCTTAACTGGTGGCGGGGACGGCATAATGAGAGCTGCAAACAAGGGCGCGTTTGATAGTGCAAAATCGCCAAGCATAGCCCTAAATGTGAGGCTTCCGTTTGAACAAAATACAAATCCTTACGTTACGGCAAAATATCTTTTTTCAAATTTAAGCCCAAGAAAATTTGCACTTACCGATCGCTCAGTCGCATTTGTCGTCTTTCCTGGTGGCTTTGGCACTCTTGATGAACTTTTTGAAATTTTAGTACTTGCTCAAGTTGGTAGTAAAAAAGTAAAAATTTTTCTTTTTGGGAGTGAATTTTGGCAAGGGCTTGATGAGTTTATAAAAAATACGCTAGTTAGCCAAAAAACAATAAAAAAAGAAGATATAAATTTATACAAAATCACCGATGATTTAGAGCTTATTGCAAACGAAATTTTGGCTATTTAAAAATAAGATATAAAATATCCCCTTTTAAATTTCAAAGAGGTAAAAAATATGAAAATAATGGTCGCAATGAGCGGTGGTGTAGATAGCACTATGACGGCTAAATTTCTACAAGAAGCTGGTCATGAAGTGCAAGGTTGCTATATGATGCTACATCAAAAGCCAGGATATCACGAAGAAAATATCAGAAAAGTAAAAAAAGTAGGCGAGTATCTTGGCATAAAGGTGCATATTTTGGATCTGCAGGATAAATTTAACGAGTTTGTCTATGATCCTTTTGTGAAGCTCTATAAAGAGGGCAAGACGCCAAATCCTTGTGCTTTGTGCAATAAATTTATAAAACTGGGTGCGTTGCTTGATTTTGCAAAGGCAAATGGCTGTGAGAAGCTTGCTACTGGGCATTATGTGCAAGTTATTGATGGATTTATCACATGTGCAAAAGATCCTAGCAAGGATCAAAGCTACTTTTTAGCTCAAGTGCCAAAAGAGATATTAAAAGATGTTATTTTCCCGCTTGGGGATAAATTTAAAAAAGATATAAAAGAGCTTGCAAGAAGTGTAAAAGTGCTTGAAGAATTTGCTACGCAGGCAGAAAGTAGTGAAATTTGCTTTGTGGAAGATACTTATATCGAAGTTTTAAATAAGCATTACAATACAAATTTGCCAGGAAACGTAGTTGATAAAGACGGCAAAATAATCGGCCGCCACCAAGGCTATATGCACTATACTATCGGTAAGCGCCGTGGTTTTGAGGTTTTTGGCGCCCATGAGCCACATTTTGTTATAAAGATAAATGCCGATAAAAACGAGATCGTTGTAGGAACAAAAGATGATTTGGCTCAAAAAGTAGTCGAGCTTGAAAACGTAAATTTGTTTATAGATAAAGATAAATTTGAGTGCGAAACTAAGATAAGATATAGAAGCCCTAAACTTGATGCTTTTGTTGAGGTTGATAAAGAGAATAAAACAGCAAAACTAACGCTAAATCAAAATGCACTTGGTGTGGCACAAGGCCAGCTTTGTGTTATGTATGATGGCGATAAGGTTATTGCAAGTGGATTTATAAAAGGCTAGTTTTAGCCTTTTATAAAAATTTATTGGACCCTGTACGATTTTTTATAAATTAAGCTAAAATTTATTGACAAAACATATCTTTTCGTCTATAATACGAGCTCTTTTCAAGTGTTCCGGATTAGCTCAGCGGTAGAGTAGGTGACTGTTAATCACTTGGTCGCTGGTTCGAACCCAGCATCCGGAGCCATTCTTCTTCAAAAATCATTTTAAAATCCCGATTTTAACGATATTTCAAAAACTTTAAGTTTTCTTGTTTTTTGTATTTTTCCCCTTTATTTCCCCTCAGTTTTATTTAATATTTTAAAATTTTCTATTTTGCTCTAATGTGTTTTTATGTATATTATTTTTTGTTTTTAAAGAGTTGTAGATAAAAAACATAAAATGTTTTTACTCTAATTCACTACAAATTGCTCTAAAGAGCTATATTTTATAAAGAATTTCTAAAAATACCTCATTCTGTAATGAAAAAATATCCCAATTAGTATAATTAATAGTAAAAGCAAAAAGGATTTTTATGCTTGATAGTAATGAGTTTTTAAATACAGTACTACAAAGTCTAGAAAGACAGTTTCCATCTGTGCAAGCTCTAGATCGGAAGCAAACAGCCAAGGCGATTGGAATCGGACTTTCAACATTAGACTTACGCATTAAAGATGGCAGGAATTTGCCTAGATATATAAAAATAGGTGATGCTAAAAATTCAAGGATAGTTTTTCCTTTGCTTTCAATAGCTGAATTTTTAACAAATCAAAGGCAAAAGGTTCTATGATGAAGCAAAACAAAAAGAACAGACTCACTATAAGACTTGACGATAATGAACTTAATCAAGTGAATCTAAATGCTTCAATATCTGGGCTAAATAAATCGTCATATATAAGATATGTTTTAATAAATGCTAAGCCACCTATTCATAGATTTGATAAGGCAATGATAATTCAAGTGGCAAAAATAGGCAACAATATAAACCAAATTGCAAAGCATGTAAATATAGATAAAGTCATAGATGGTGTTGTTTTAAAACAAATAATTGATGTTAATAAAAAATTAGACGACTTAATGTTGCAAAAACAAAATCCAAGAAGTTAAGTATGTTAGTAAAATTCTTTAAAACTAAAAACGGTGGTAGTGTTGCTGGTATCAACTATCTTTTGAATCATAGAGTAAAAGATGGGACGGCATTCGTTTTGAAAGGTAGCGAAGTGATTACTAGGCAGATAGTATCTAATGTTACTAAAAAACAAAAACTCTGTATTGGTTGCTTAAGTTTTGAAGAAGCCGACATTGATTTGGATGTCAAGCAAAAGGTTATAGATGAATTTGAAACGTTGCTTTTTGGAGAATACAAAGAGAGATTTAATATCCTTTGGGTTAAACATATTGATAAAGGTCGGCTTGAGTTAAATTTTGCCATACCAAAAATTGATTTAGAAAGCGGAATGGCTTTTAATCCATATTATGACAAAAAAGATAGAGCTTTAATAGACACTTGGCAAAACCTTGCAAATTTCAAATTCGGCTTTAGCGATCCAAAAGATCCAGCAAAAGCTCATATGCTTCAAGGATCAAGAAAAGAGGTTGGTGTTATCAAAGACTACATCGAGCTAGAAAAAATACTGACCGATAAATTTATAAATCAAGAATTTACTTGCAGAGACGACATTTTGAATGCTTTAAAAAGTAGCGACATAGATATAACTAGAGTCGGTAAAGACTACATATCGGTTAAATTACCTGGTACTAAAAAAGCTAAAAGATTCAAGGGGGACATATTTAGTGAAGAATTTAGAAATATTAAAAGCATGGAGCAACTCCGAAATAAAACTGAAACAAGAGCAACAGAATTTAGAAATAGAGCAGATGAACAAACGAATGTCGACGCTTCAGGACGAAGTTTTATATTTGCAAGGCAGTTTGAAACAAAAGAATCAAGAGAATTTAGAATTGTTAAATTTAAACAAAGCTTGTCAAAACGAGATCAAGAGCTTGCAAGACTCAAAAGAGAGCTCGACAAACAAATACAAGAGCAAGATAAGTGGCTTGAAGTCCAAGCTAACAGAGTGCCGAAGCGATGCAAAGTTTTTCGAAGCCATGTCTTGGATACTGATTGGTGTGCTAATAATACTAGTATTGATATACATATGGATCCCATATCTACAAAAGATCTGGCTTTAGCAAATAAATTAGCCAATGATGGTATAGATAAAACAAAATACAAATGGCAAGCAATAAATCATAAACACACTATTTTTAACGAAAGGATTTTTGATAATGACTTTACTAGAGCAAACATTGTTGGCACAATTAGAAGAAAAGGAGAAAAGGGAGCAAGATATCATAATGTTATTAGGGCAACTATTGTCGGAATTCAAGACATTAAAAGAGGAATTGATCAGTATAGAGACAGAATCAACAAACAATATAAATTCCTTATGTCAAGAGTTGGAAAATTTACAACTGCAACTAACGAACTTACAAAAAGAATCAAAGAATCAGACATTTTTGCAAGAGCAATATCAAGAACAACTAGAGAATTTGAAGAAGTTGCTAGAAAGTATGTGCTAAGTCGGATACAAAAAGATATTCGAATGGATGCGAATAGGATAAAACAGAGAGATATTTGTGATATAGGGATTGACTTTTGATTAGGAAATAAAATATAAATTTTTTATCTCCTAATCTATCTATGCTAATATAGGTGCAATGATTAGATCAGCTATCTATTTATAAATACCAAATTTTATTTATCTAGTTTTTTCAGCAAATAGTCAAGTGAGCCAGAATCACTATATTCTTTTTCATCGCTCTCATCTTGTGCCCAGTATTCAAAGCATTCAAGCTCTTTTAGTGCTTGCACTAGTTCTTTTTTCTCAAGATACTCATATCTAAGGCTTAGCACGCGTCTTAAAACCTCTCTTATAAATTTCCTGTCGCTGCTAAATTTTAGTGCCGTGCTTTTTAAAACAGCTATGACATTTTTTATAAACGCGTCGCCATATCGAGTATAATATGCCACGCCAAGCGCTTGAAACAGCATGATTTTCGCTTTATCAAAAATTTCATTTTTCATAGAAAATTTCAGCTATTTTTATGCAATTTAGCGTATCTTTTTTCAAAGTAGATCTCGCTATCCAAAAGGCCAAATTCGCTTGATATTTTATGCAAACATATATTTTCTTCTATGCTACAGCCATTATAAGTGTCAAATTTAGCATCAGGTCTTAAAAACCACTCAAATTTTATCTTTGCATTTTTACATATGACGTAAGTTTGCCAGCTTCAAATAACTCTTTTATCTGTCTGATCTTTTTCATCGCCACTCCTTTTTTGGATGAATTTTAAAATAAAAAATGGACAAATTTTATTCCTATTTTGCTGGTATAATCTCACAAAAAAGGACTTTGAAACAAAGACCTTTCTGACTATATTATAGAAATAAAACAAATTTTAAAGGCATAGACAATGGCATTATCTAAATCCCTCTACATCCGCGGTCTTCAGTGTGAAAAGAGCTTGTGGCTAAAAAAGAAAAGGCCTGGGGTTTTGCAAGCTCCAGATAATAGTGCGCAGGCGGTATTTGACACTGGTACATCAGTTGGCGAGCTAACCTGTGAGCTCTTTGGCGGCGGCGAGAGGATAGAGTACACGGGCGACTTTAGTGCGCAAATGGCAAAAACAAAAGAGCTTATAGAACGCGGCACAAAGGTGATCTACGAGGCTACTTTTTGCTTTGATGGCATCCTCGTGATGGTCGACATCCTCCGTATCTGCGAGGATGGCCTCATCATCAACGAAGTAAAGAGCTCAACCTCGGTAAAAGACGTCTATATCGATGATGCAAGCATCCAGTACTACGTCATTAGCTCGCTTGGCTACAAGGTGAGTGCCGTAAATATCATCCACATAGATAGCAGCTACATAAGAGGTGAGAAGCTCGAGCTTGAGAAGTTTTTTCACACCGAAGACGTGACTGAGCAAGTAAAGCAAAAACAAGTAGATATCCCTCAAATTTTAAGTAAATTTGACGAAATTCTTAGCAAAGACGTTGAACCGGAGATCGATATCGGAGCTCAGTGCGCTAACCCATATCCTTGCGACGCTTGGGAGTACTGCTGGCGCGAGCAGCGAGGCATCCCCGAGTATAGTATTTTTGATATTAGCGGCTTAAGAAGTAAAAAGAAATTTGAGCTTTACAAAAGCGGCATAGTTAAATTTGAAGATATAAAAGAGCTGGATAAATTTAACGCCTCCCAGCAGATCCAAATCCGCTCTGAGCTCTCAAAGGAGCAGATCATAGATAAAGAGGCTATCAAAGAATTTCTAGAGACACTTAGCTATCCACTCTATCACCTTGACTTTGAGACCTTTCAGCAGGCGGTACCTGAGTTTATAGGGCTTAGTCCATACGAGCAGATACCTTTTCAGTTCTCTATCCACAAAGAGGATGGCAAAGGAAATTTAGAGCATTTTGAGTTCTTGGCAGAGATCGGAGCCGATCCTAGATATGAACTAGCTTTAAATTTGATCAAATTTATCCCACAAGATGCCTGCGTGCTAGCCTACAACATGAGTTTTGAAAAAAGAGTGATAAGGCAGTTAGCTCTAAATTACCCTCAAATTTCAAATGAGCTTATGGCTATCCACGACAATATAAAAGACCTAATGGCGCCATTTGCGAGCAAGAGCTACTATCATCCAAAAATGCAGGGCAGCTACTCTATAAAGTACGTCCTGCCAGCTCTTGTGCCTGAATTTGAGTCGGCTTACAAGGATCTAAATTTGATCCACAACGGCGGCGAAGCGATGCAGGCATACGAAGCGATGACGCATATGTCGGCAGATGAGCGCAAGGCCTATAAAAAGGCACTTTTGGCATACTGCAAGCTAGATACTCTAGCGATGGTTAAAGTTTTAGAAAAACTGCGCGAATTGGTAAAATAGACAAAAAGTGTCTGATTTGCTAGTTATAATGTTTTAAAAATTTAAAGGAGAAAGTATGGATATAGAAAAATTTGAATCTATGTTAAAGCAAATCAAGATATTAAACGACAAACTTGAAGTCAAAAAGATGCGCGGAAATAATGACTACAACTTATTTTTGGCACTTTTAGATATAAATGATGAGGTTAGGTTACATTCTCGATTTATATATTCGCTTTTAGATACAAGTTCTCCACACTACCAAAAAGAGCTATTTTTAGAGCTTTTTATAAAAGCGTGCGGACTAGAGAATTTTGGGCTAAATCTGCAAACCGCAAAAGTCTATAAAGAGTACGAAAATATAGATATATATATAACCGACGGCACGAAGCATATTATCTTAGAAAATAAAATAAATGCTGGTGATCAAGAGGCTCAGATAAAAAGATATATAGAAACCATCCAAAAAGAAAATAACGGCGAGGCTGATATATACGTGCTATTTTTGTCTAAGAAAGGGCGCGCGCCTAGCGACTATAGTCTGGATGGATTAAAAATCAAAGACAGTAAAATTATAGATGAAAATAGCAACGAAGTGGCTAAATTTAAGGCTGTATCTTATAACAAAGAGATAATGAAATGGCTTGGCTCGTGTCTTGATGAGGCCGGGAATTTGGCAAATTTAGCCGCCGTGATATCGCAATACAAAAACGTCATTGAAAAAATTTATGGAACCTATAAAGGAGTAGAGATGGATACTGAGGAAATAAGTAAGATAATACTAGAGAACTATGATATAGTCGATGAAATAAGAAATAAATACTTTGATATAGCCAATGCAAAGAGACTTAATGAATTTATGTCAAACGTAAAGACTGAGCTTGAAAAAAGATTATCACAAGAATGGTGCGTAGAAATAGAAGAGGCTGATACTAGAAGGTATTTTGAACCTATAAGTTTTTATAAATATAGTTGGGGCAATGACCATATACTAACTTTTACTCTAGAATTTGACAATAGAAACTTTCTAAATCCATATATTGGCCTTGCTTATGATATGGATAAAATAAATAAGGCATACGTTGATAGTATACAAGTTAAAATCTCTAGCGAATGGAATATAGGTGCGAGATTTGCCAGATGGAAATGGCTAAAAAAAGATCAATTTTTAAGAGAAATAGTCGTAAACAAATATAGCGAGTCGGAGCTGGTTAATGAACTAATAAAAATGAAAGACGAGCTAGAGCCATTGGCTGATGAAGTCATTAAGTTAGCTATAGTATAGATCAAACAGTTATTTTTGGATAGATGGGTCGCCTCAATCGCTAATGCTAATTTAAAGAGCTAGTGATTGATGGTGATCTCAAATTAATATATTGATCATAACACTAGGTCAAGCAATCTAAATTTTGAAAATACTATCTCTAAACTACCAAAAGCTGCTATGAGGATATTTTATAGACAAATTTTGTCCATATTTTTATTTATAATAAAAGCATAGGAGCGAAAATGAGCGAGCAAGAACTTTGGCAAGAGTATGATGAGTTTTCTTTTTTGGCGCAAGCAAAATCAAGCTATGATTACGTAAATAATGCAAATTTTACTAAGTATAGCAACACTGAGATGTCAAAAGATTTTTACAAGCAAGCTGTTAAGGCATTAAATAATGCGCATGATGTCATTGCTGAGGCTAAATTTATACTGCAAAATCTAAAAAACGATTTTGGATGTGAGAGCGAATTTATAAAAGAGATATGCTTGCAAATTTTAAATATAGAAATGACGCCGTATGAGCATCAAGAGGTGGCTAAAATGATAGAGAGTTATAGCTCTATCACTTGATAAAATGGCTCTTTTGTGCCGCTACTTGCTGAGTTGTAAATTTTAACTCCGTTTAAAATATCTATGTGTGATTTTGGCTCGTGGATATGCCCACAAAGGATGATCTTTGTCTTTAAAAGATTATTTTTTATAAGCCTTGCAAGCTCTATATCTCCGTGATCCTTGTCATTTTTACTGATGCTCGTATTTGTCTTTGCTGGTGGAACGTGGGTCAGTAAGATATCACACTCCGCAAAGTCAAGCAGATCATCACACAAGTAAGGCACGCAGCCAAATTTAACGTCATTTATAGTTTTTATAGTACCATCAGAGTATATGCCGCTTATAGAATTTAGCCAAGAAGGCGGCGTATCGTGGTTGCCAGAGCAAACAAATACAGGCTTTTTAAAGCTTTTTAGCCACAAAGTAGCTTGCTCTTTTTCCTGTGCGCTCTCTTTGTATAGAAAATCGCCACTAAAACAAAAAATGTCAAATTTGTCTTGAAGGGCCAAAATATAGTCAAAATAGCTAGTATTAAAGTGCAGATCGCTAGAGTGGAAAAGTTTTAGATTATTCATTTATACCGGTTGCCAATACACTAAACCTAACTGTATCCATATCTAGATTGTTATCTGTGCTAGTCATAAATATAAAATCTAGCTCAAACTCAAAAACTTTACTAGTAATTTCTTCAATGCTGGCAAATGATAAGTTCTTATTCATCTCAACATGCATAAATATTGCGTTAGCTTTTGAAATCATGCTTTTTAATCTTTGATTTATTGTGTTGCTAAGTTTAGATATTTTAAAAGTCCCAACAAAGCCATCTATCTTACCATCATAAGACATTATTTTCATTATATCGTGCAAGTCTATAATAGCGTCCATTGTTGCTCCTTTAAAAATTTTAGATATTTTAGCCTAGAATTTGGACGTATCTTGTCTTATTAAATATCTATTTCCTTAAAATAACTTCTTACTTCGTCTCTTATTTGATCAGCTAGCTCTTTTGGCGCAAGGACTTTGATAAATGGCAGGTAGTAGTAGATGAGCGGTTTTATCTCCATGATGTGGGTAAATTCTATCTCGATCTCGACTGAGCCGTCGTTATCTTGACCAGTTATGCGCTGTTTCGCGTGAGGCTTTCGCTCGAAGTATTTTGCCACTTCAGGGGCTAGTAGTAGCCTTGCTATTTTTGGCTTATCAAGGTTTGCCCATGCCGAGTTCATCGCCTTTACACGCTCATCTAGTTCGCTACTTAGATCAAATTTATCCCCGCTTTGCCTTATATCTTTTATGCTTTTTAGATGAAATTTCTTAAAAATATCGTCTTTGTTACTATCAAGTAAAAGCAAATACCAAAATCCCTCAAAAAGTGCTAGTTTTAGCGGCTTTATGCGAAATTCAAAGTCGTTATAAGTGCATATTATCTCGGCTTTTTCTCTTATTGCGTCTTCTAGAGTTTGGAAATTTATGAGATCATCCTCGCTCAGCTTTTCGTTGTTGATATTTGTTAGTATAGGGTGGTTTAGCTGCTGAGAAATTTGCTCTAAAAGCACGTGAGCTTTGCTGTAAAAATTTGATCCCATATTTTTAGCTACGTTATCAAGTATGTTTAGCACCACTCTATCATCGCCGTTTAGTCCATCGCTCGCCTCTTCGTCATTTATGCTCCAGTAGTGCCCTTTTTTTACCGCACCATAGTCTTTTAGCGTGTCGTAAAGATCGCGCTGTATGGTTTTTGTAGTTACATCTAACATATCGGCTAGCTCTTTTATCGAGTGGGGTCTTTCTCTTAGCTTTGAGGCTATTAAATTTAAACGTTCGAATTTGCTGTTTTCTTGTTTATTTATGATGGGTTTCATTTGATCTCCTAGTTCGGAGATTATATCCAAACTAGGACTAAGATATGTCTTTTTTAGCACAATATCTGCCTAAGGCCATCTAATGCGCCACATTTTAAACTTATACCGATATATTGCGATACATAGTTATCTACTGGGTTTATACGTATTAGAGTTGCATTTTTAAAGCGTTTTACTAATGCTTCGCCATGCTTTCTGATAGTAGGCACTGTTAGACCCGCTCCTAACTCTATGATGGCTATCTTTGAGTTTTTATTTTCACTTAGCCATGCATCATATCTTTTACGCTGTGAGTCAGTTCTTTTTATATTAAACTCATGATCGTAAAACATCATTATATTTGGACGGCTTACACAGCCACACTCAGGGCAAACTGGCATCTTTGTAGCGATAAATTTCTCTTCATCTACTTCTACACTATTTTCATCCATATTCCAAATATTTCCATCATTGTTATGGATACACTGAGCGTAATGTATGGAGCCATGTACTTCGTAAATTTTATCTTTGTCAAAGCCGGCTTTTTGAAAGTGACCATCGACATTTGAAGTACAGACAAAATAGTTGTCGTTTTTGCTTTTTACAAGATCTAAAAGTAGCCTAAAACCATCATGTGGCTCTGTCTTTTTGTATAGCTTTAGTCTATGTCCGTAAAATGCCCATGCTAGTTTTGGATCACTAAAAAAACACTGCGGATTGGCCATATCTTCAAAGCCTAGATTTTTATCTTTTAGCAGCGGATATGCTTTCCAAAAACCATGTTCTCCTCTAAAATCAGGTAATCCACTATCTACACCCATGCCAGCACCTGCTGTTATGATGATCGCATCGGCCTCCGCGATGATCTTTTTGATCCTATCTATATTCTCTTGCATTTTGATCCTTTCGTTAGAAATTTTGGTAATTGTAACGAACCGATCAGACATTTTTATGTCCGATCTCTTTTGGCAAAATAGTGAAAATCTTATAAAGGAGAGGAAGATGACTAAAAAATATAAGACCAAAATGGAAGATAGCTTTAAAACGAAAGTTCAGCTATTTTTGTTTGACAAGGCTTTTTCTTGGGATAACTCAGATGAAAAAGGATGCAAGGAGTATTATAGCGAGAGTAATATTGAGACTATAAAAAAGGATTTTAGTGATTTTGAAATCACCAATGAAGTGGCAAATTTATACAGCAGCAGATACTATCAACTAGAGCTAAACAGCGATGAGAACAAAATAAAGCATAAGGGCAAAGAGCTAAACATCATAGTGATAGAGCAAAGACAATATTTTGTTCAAAAATCCAAAGATTTTCTAAAAATTTTAGAAGAATTAGAAAAAGAGTATGAAGAGGGTTTTAGGAAAAAATTTACTGAAGAAGAATTTGATGAGATGCTTGCAAAGACAACTTGCTCATACTGTGGCATAAGCCTAGCTCAGATCGAAGAGCTTGGCAAAAGAGGCAAACTAAATAATAAAAGAAGCGATACTCGCGGATATACGCTAGAGATAGATAGGAAGCTGCCAAATTTGGAGTATAGCAAAGAGAATTGTTGCATGGCTTGCTACTGGTGTAATAATGCAAAAACCGATGAGTTTTCGCCAAGGGAATTTGAGCCTATCGCTGAAGGCATTAGAAAAGTTTGGAGTGAAAGACTTGGAGAGCTTGGCATGAAAGAAATAGACGCTCCAGATCTAGAAATTTGGAAAACTGGCTTTGATAAAAACATGGAGCCAGATATAGAGAAGTAATTAAGGCGGTAACTCTACCACCCAAATTTCTCTGCCGTTATGCAGTGTAGCGCTCCGCCAAGCTCTATG
It includes:
- a CDS encoding TIGR00730 family Rossman fold protein, which gives rise to MNNELVSDLLNFPNVLKYKNKNVTFFGSARFDEENFYCKKAYELAYKLNELGYAILTGGGDGIMRAANKGAFDSAKSPSIALNVRLPFEQNTNPYVTAKYLFSNLSPRKFALTDRSVAFVVFPGGFGTLDELFEILVLAQVGSKKVKIFLFGSEFWQGLDEFIKNTLVSQKTIKKEDINLYKITDDLELIANEILAI
- the mnmA gene encoding tRNA 2-thiouridine(34) synthase MnmA; the protein is MKIMVAMSGGVDSTMTAKFLQEAGHEVQGCYMMLHQKPGYHEENIRKVKKVGEYLGIKVHILDLQDKFNEFVYDPFVKLYKEGKTPNPCALCNKFIKLGALLDFAKANGCEKLATGHYVQVIDGFITCAKDPSKDQSYFLAQVPKEILKDVIFPLGDKFKKDIKELARSVKVLEEFATQAESSEICFVEDTYIEVLNKHYNTNLPGNVVDKDGKIIGRHQGYMHYTIGKRRGFEVFGAHEPHFVIKINADKNEIVVGTKDDLAQKVVELENVNLFIDKDKFECETKIRYRSPKLDAFVEVDKENKTAKLTLNQNALGVAQGQLCVMYDGDKVIASGFIKG
- a CDS encoding helix-turn-helix transcriptional regulator produces the protein MLDSNEFLNTVLQSLERQFPSVQALDRKQTAKAIGIGLSTLDLRIKDGRNLPRYIKIGDAKNSRIVFPLLSIAEFLTNQRQKVL
- a CDS encoding plasmid mobilization protein, whose amino-acid sequence is MKQNKKNRLTIRLDDNELNQVNLNASISGLNKSSYIRYVLINAKPPIHRFDKAMIIQVAKIGNNINQIAKHVNIDKVIDGVVLKQIIDVNKKLDDLMLQKQNPRS
- a CDS encoding relaxase/mobilization nuclease domain-containing protein, encoding MLVKFFKTKNGGSVAGINYLLNHRVKDGTAFVLKGSEVITRQIVSNVTKKQKLCIGCLSFEEADIDLDVKQKVIDEFETLLFGEYKERFNILWVKHIDKGRLELNFAIPKIDLESGMAFNPYYDKKDRALIDTWQNLANFKFGFSDPKDPAKAHMLQGSRKEVGVIKDYIELEKILTDKFINQEFTCRDDILNALKSSDIDITRVGKDYISVKLPGTKKAKRFKGDIFSEEFRNIKSMEQLRNKTETRATEFRNRADEQTNVDASGRSFIFARQFETKESREFRIVKFKQSLSKRDQELARLKRELDKQIQEQDKWLEVQANRVPKRCKVFRSHVLDTDWCANNTSIDIHMDPISTKDLALANKLANDGIDKTKYKWQAINHKHTIFNERIFDNDFTRANIVGTIRRKGEKGARYHNVIRATIVGIQDIKRGIDQYRDRINKQYKFLMSRVGKFTTATNELTKRIKESDIFARAISRTTREFEEVARKYVLSRIQKDIRMDANRIKQRDICDIGIDF
- a CDS encoding DUF2779 domain-containing protein, coding for MALSKSLYIRGLQCEKSLWLKKKRPGVLQAPDNSAQAVFDTGTSVGELTCELFGGGERIEYTGDFSAQMAKTKELIERGTKVIYEATFCFDGILVMVDILRICEDGLIINEVKSSTSVKDVYIDDASIQYYVISSLGYKVSAVNIIHIDSSYIRGEKLELEKFFHTEDVTEQVKQKQVDIPQILSKFDEILSKDVEPEIDIGAQCANPYPCDAWEYCWREQRGIPEYSIFDISGLRSKKKFELYKSGIVKFEDIKELDKFNASQQIQIRSELSKEQIIDKEAIKEFLETLSYPLYHLDFETFQQAVPEFIGLSPYEQIPFQFSIHKEDGKGNLEHFEFLAEIGADPRYELALNLIKFIPQDACVLAYNMSFEKRVIRQLALNYPQISNELMAIHDNIKDLMAPFASKSYYHPKMQGSYSIKYVLPALVPEFESAYKDLNLIHNGGEAMQAYEAMTHMSADERKAYKKALLAYCKLDTLAMVKVLEKLRELVK
- a CDS encoding PD-(D/E)XK nuclease family protein yields the protein MDIEKFESMLKQIKILNDKLEVKKMRGNNDYNLFLALLDINDEVRLHSRFIYSLLDTSSPHYQKELFLELFIKACGLENFGLNLQTAKVYKEYENIDIYITDGTKHIILENKINAGDQEAQIKRYIETIQKENNGEADIYVLFLSKKGRAPSDYSLDGLKIKDSKIIDENSNEVAKFKAVSYNKEIMKWLGSCLDEAGNLANLAAVISQYKNVIEKIYGTYKGVEMDTEEISKIILENYDIVDEIRNKYFDIANAKRLNEFMSNVKTELEKRLSQEWCVEIEEADTRRYFEPISFYKYSWGNDHILTFTLEFDNRNFLNPYIGLAYDMDKINKAYVDSIQVKISSEWNIGARFARWKWLKKDQFLREIVVNKYSESELVNELIKMKDELEPLADEVIKLAIV
- a CDS encoding metallophosphoesterase, with amino-acid sequence MNNLKLFHSSDLHFNTSYFDYILALQDKFDIFCFSGDFLYKESAQEKEQATLWLKSFKKPVFVCSGNHDTPPSWLNSISGIYSDGTIKTINDVKFGCVPYLCDDLLDFAECDILLTHVPPAKTNTSISKNDKDHGDIELARLIKNNLLKTKIILCGHIHEPKSHIDILNGVKIYNSASSGTKEPFYQVIEL
- a CDS encoding helix-turn-helix transcriptional regulator gives rise to the protein MKPIINKQENSKFERLNLIASKLRERPHSIKELADMLDVTTKTIQRDLYDTLKDYGAVKKGHYWSINDEEASDGLNGDDRVVLNILDNVAKNMGSNFYSKAHVLLEQISQQLNHPILTNINNEKLSEDDLINFQTLEDAIREKAEIICTYNDFEFRIKPLKLALFEGFWYLLLLDSNKDDIFKKFHLKSIKDIRQSGDKFDLSSELDERVKAMNSAWANLDKPKIARLLLAPEVAKYFERKPHAKQRITGQDNDGSVEIEIEFTHIMEIKPLIYYYLPFIKVLAPKELADQIRDEVRSYFKEIDI
- a CDS encoding SIR2 family NAD-dependent protein deacylase, yielding MQENIDRIKKIIAEADAIIITAGAGMGVDSGLPDFRGEHGFWKAYPLLKDKNLGFEDMANPQCFFSDPKLAWAFYGHRLKLYKKTEPHDGFRLLLDLVKSKNDNYFVCTSNVDGHFQKAGFDKDKIYEVHGSIHYAQCIHNNDGNIWNMDENSVEVDEEKFIATKMPVCPECGCVSRPNIMMFYDHEFNIKRTDSQRKRYDAWLSENKNSKIAIIELGAGLTVPTIRKHGEALVKRFKNATLIRINPVDNYVSQYIGISLKCGALDGLRQILC